In a single window of the Effusibacillus lacus genome:
- the nirD gene encoding nitrite reductase small subunit NirD encodes MKSLEAVKVEVAKLEDLPFQTGRVVKLNGREIAVFRLSSGEVRAVENRCPHKGGPLAEGIVSGNYVFCPMHDWKINLADGKVQAPDDGCVITYEVDVKEGKVYISM; translated from the coding sequence ATGAAGAGTTTGGAAGCTGTTAAGGTGGAAGTGGCCAAATTGGAGGATCTTCCTTTCCAAACGGGAAGGGTCGTTAAATTAAACGGACGGGAAATTGCGGTTTTTCGTCTGAGCAGCGGGGAGGTGCGCGCGGTTGAGAACCGCTGCCCCCACAAAGGGGGACCGTTGGCGGAAGGAATCGTATCCGGAAATTATGTGTTTTGTCCGATGCATGATTGGAAAATCAATCTGGCAGACGGCAAGGTGCAGGCGCCTGACGACGGTTGTGTCATCACCTATGAGGTGGACGTGAAGGAGGGAAAGGTGTATATCAGTATGTAG
- a CDS encoding anthranilate phosphoribosyltransferase, whose amino-acid sequence PYDGRSKSFAATIPVAAILAAAGVPVVLHGSASLPPKYGVTLGDVLQELGMQTVRNKQETANLLDREHLVFVNTEHYCEPLQRLRPVREQLGVRTMLNTAEKFLNVAEADCLVAGVFHTTVIEKAAELTLRLGYRKGMVVQGIDGSEDIPANRPSAVYLIENGSMEKYLINPKEYGLYADDGQAGLTAKQQAQYVQSVLQGEPQFREMVLLNSGLRLWLTSRTESIEQGIELARSILDSGKAWEKFVSVKE is encoded by the coding sequence CCCTATGACGGCAGGAGCAAATCGTTTGCGGCTACCATTCCGGTGGCGGCCATTTTGGCGGCGGCCGGTGTTCCGGTGGTTCTGCACGGAAGCGCATCTCTGCCCCCCAAGTACGGTGTGACCCTGGGGGACGTGCTGCAAGAACTTGGTATGCAGACGGTACGGAACAAGCAAGAGACCGCGAACTTGCTTGACAGGGAACATCTGGTGTTTGTCAACACTGAACACTATTGTGAGCCTCTGCAGCGTCTGCGCCCCGTACGAGAACAGTTGGGCGTCCGGACAATGCTGAATACGGCGGAGAAGTTTTTGAATGTGGCGGAAGCGGACTGCCTGGTTGCAGGTGTATTCCACACAACTGTCATAGAAAAGGCTGCCGAACTGACGCTTCGGCTGGGATACAGGAAAGGTATGGTGGTTCAGGGAATTGACGGTTCCGAGGATATTCCCGCCAACCGTCCTTCCGCCGTTTATCTGATAGAAAACGGTTCGATGGAAAAATACCTGATCAATCCGAAAGAGTATGGGCTGTATGCGGATGACGGGCAAGCGGGTTTGACCGCGAAGCAACAGGCTCAATATGTTCAATCTGTATTGCAGGGGGAACCTCAATTTCGCGAAATGGTTTTGCTGAACAGCGGCTTGCGGCTGTGGTTGACTTCCCGTACGGAATCGATCGAACAGGGGATTGAACTGGCAAGATCGATACTGGACTCGGGGAAAGCATGGGAGAAGTTCGTATCCGTTAAAGAATAG
- a CDS encoding MerR family transcriptional regulator, whose protein sequence is MDPVPRDMAVLTIGIVRQLTGLSLRQIRYYEELGLVSPLRSNGEQRLYSINDVARLLQIKDMMDQEYPVSQIKRVLAPPKKPVQPAVQPLPSEREPDDKDLLRGIRDQLQTRTERSWSTSIIEGQLAQFYRNKNKK, encoded by the coding sequence GTGGATCCGGTGCCTCGTGATATGGCTGTCCTCACAATTGGCATTGTCAGGCAGCTGACCGGGTTGTCGTTGAGGCAAATTCGTTACTATGAAGAACTGGGGCTTGTCAGCCCCCTGCGTTCCAATGGGGAACAAAGGCTTTATTCGATCAATGACGTGGCAAGGCTTTTGCAGATCAAAGACATGATGGATCAAGAGTACCCGGTCTCCCAGATCAAGAGGGTGCTGGCTCCGCCCAAGAAACCGGTGCAACCGGCTGTACAGCCGCTTCCTTCCGAACGGGAACCGGACGACAAAGACCTGCTTCGAGGCATCCGGGATCAGCTGCAAACCAGAACGGAGCGCTCCTGGTCCACCTCGATCATCGAAGGGCAGTTGGCCCAATTTTATAGAAACAAAAACAAAAAATGA
- a CDS encoding nitrate/nitrite transporter — MDRQGFLKSGHIPSLFSAFLYFDISFMVWVLLGPLAVFIATEHNLNAAEKANLVALPVLGGSILRLVLGWMTDRIGPKRTAQIGLLVTMIPLLWGWQFANNMSELYVVALLLGVAGASFAAALPLASRWYPPEYQGLAMGIAGAGNSGTILTTLFANRIAQHFGGDWHVVFGFALIPVVLTLLAFSFLAKDSPNQPEPKKFVDYAQVLKQRDTWLFCIFYSVTFGGFVGMSSYLTIFFNTQYGLNPVKAADFTTLCVIAGSFFRPVGGWLADKIGGIRMLTILYIGVALMMAGISTLPNLSLATVMLFLAMMCLGMGNGSVFQLVPQRFQKEIGVITGIVGAAGGLGGYFLPKILGNIKLATGSFSQGFLILSGIALCSALLILIVQAQWKRTWIGDGGKVRVG; from the coding sequence ATGGATCGACAGGGTTTTCTCAAGAGCGGGCATATTCCTTCATTATTCAGCGCTTTTCTGTATTTTGACATCAGTTTTATGGTGTGGGTTCTGTTAGGACCGCTTGCTGTATTCATTGCCACTGAACATAATTTGAATGCTGCCGAAAAAGCAAACCTGGTTGCTTTGCCGGTATTGGGCGGTTCCATACTGCGATTGGTATTAGGGTGGATGACCGACCGCATCGGCCCTAAAAGAACGGCTCAGATTGGATTGCTGGTGACGATGATCCCGTTACTTTGGGGATGGCAGTTTGCAAACAACATGTCAGAATTATATGTTGTGGCATTGCTGCTGGGGGTGGCCGGAGCCAGTTTCGCTGCAGCTCTTCCTCTGGCAAGCCGTTGGTATCCACCCGAGTATCAGGGATTGGCTATGGGAATCGCTGGGGCGGGAAACAGCGGTACGATCCTAACCACTCTGTTTGCGAATCGGATCGCGCAGCATTTTGGCGGCGATTGGCATGTGGTATTCGGTTTTGCCCTGATTCCAGTAGTTCTTACTTTACTTGCTTTCTCGTTCTTGGCCAAGGACAGTCCGAACCAACCGGAACCGAAAAAGTTCGTCGACTATGCGCAGGTACTCAAACAAAGAGATACATGGTTGTTTTGTATCTTCTACAGCGTGACTTTTGGCGGTTTCGTCGGAATGTCAAGCTATCTCACAATATTTTTTAATACGCAATATGGGTTGAATCCTGTAAAAGCGGCTGATTTTACAACGTTGTGTGTGATCGCAGGCAGTTTCTTCCGTCCTGTTGGAGGATGGTTGGCCGATAAGATCGGCGGGATCCGCATGCTGACGATCCTATATATAGGAGTTGCTTTAATGATGGCGGGAATTTCAACCTTACCGAACCTTTCGCTGGCTACGGTCATGCTCTTTTTAGCCATGATGTGTTTGGGAATGGGCAACGGCTCAGTGTTTCAATTGGTTCCCCAACGTTTTCAGAAAGAAATCGGTGTAATCACAGGAATAGTAGGTGCGGCCGGAGGGCTCGGCGGCTATTTCCTGCCAAAGATTTTGGGGAACATTAAGCTCGCAACCGGTTCCTTTTCACAAGGTTTTCTGATTTTGAGCGGAATTGCCCTTTGTTCTGCTTTACTCATTCTGATTGTACAGGCGCAATGGAAGAGGACTTGGATTGGGGACGGCGGAAAAGTGAGGGTTGGATAA
- a CDS encoding ANTAR domain-containing response regulator, producing the protein MFVLFLNTSYNTSIGLIVKKSNIDRGWSVTNTAKVPGEVVLATSGNGPEHWLVQIVERGFYKLLCRQLSQIDGAGVSELFGGNTQAIILKGEFSQLGSATQNLNRQAKCPVLWAVDHLDEQVIESAVTLGASGVLSAPQDPLAGLCTLRMAMETWRRESKYRSMADHAQAKLESRKTIEKAKGILMDRYGLPESVAYQRIRQEAMNRRKRMVQVAESILLTEQMKVSHS; encoded by the coding sequence ATGTTTGTGTTATTCCTGAACACTTCGTATAATACATCCATAGGTCTTATTGTAAAAAAATCTAACATCGATCGGGGGTGGTCTGTTACGAACACCGCAAAGGTACCGGGTGAAGTGGTTCTGGCGACTTCCGGGAACGGTCCGGAGCACTGGCTTGTACAGATTGTGGAAAGAGGCTTTTACAAGCTTCTCTGCCGTCAGTTATCCCAAATCGACGGTGCCGGTGTGTCGGAACTGTTTGGCGGAAACACACAGGCCATCATTCTGAAGGGGGAGTTTTCCCAATTGGGAAGCGCAACCCAAAACCTGAACCGGCAGGCAAAATGCCCCGTATTGTGGGCTGTGGATCACTTGGATGAACAAGTGATTGAATCGGCCGTTACCCTGGGAGCCAGTGGGGTCTTGTCAGCGCCGCAGGATCCGCTTGCCGGCCTGTGTACTCTCCGAATGGCCATGGAAACCTGGAGACGGGAATCAAAGTACAGGTCAATGGCAGATCATGCACAGGCAAAACTGGAAAGCCGCAAGACAATCGAAAAAGCAAAGGGCATCTTGATGGATCGTTATGGTCTGCCCGAATCGGTTGCCTACCAGCGCATCCGGCAGGAGGCGATGAACCGTCGAAAACGGATGGTTCAGGTGGCGGAGAGCATTTTGCTGACGGAACAGATGAAAGTATCCCATTCCTGA
- a CDS encoding ammonium transporter — protein sequence MKKILALLPFVAATLTGHAFAAGEEPTVKDAIQAVDALWVIVAFALVFFMQAGFALLEAGATRMKNAGHIAGKNILSFGITTLVFWAVGFAITFGAGNSFMGTSGWFLNVADEQVNEVFGSLSWSDTPLAAKFLFQVVFAGVSLAIFWGGIAERAKLIVYFVFGAIFIALIYPIIGHWIWGGGWLAAHGKQDFAGSSVVHLTGATAALVGAMLLGPRIGKYNKDGSVNVIPGHNMVYSVLGVIILWFGWFGFNAGSTMAANGTFFPYVALTTNLAAAAGAVASLFTVWALLKKPDISYMLNGVLAALVAITASCAFVKPWAAVVIGAIAGILMVLSYLFFDRVLKIDDPVGAFSVHGIAGIWGTLSTGFFAAPDLVEKLGVGKPGLFYGGGFHQLGVQALGVASVFAFVFITSYIVLYLLKVTVGIRISREEEIIGLDISEHGTSGYPEQLPNGGTYVKNSVAEAH from the coding sequence ATGAAAAAAATTCTTGCACTTCTGCCCTTCGTGGCGGCAACGTTGACCGGACACGCTTTCGCTGCCGGTGAGGAACCAACCGTAAAAGATGCGATCCAGGCGGTCGACGCACTTTGGGTAATTGTGGCATTCGCACTGGTATTCTTTATGCAGGCAGGCTTTGCATTGCTTGAAGCGGGTGCTACCCGAATGAAAAATGCCGGACACATCGCCGGAAAAAACATCCTTAGTTTCGGGATTACAACACTGGTTTTCTGGGCGGTTGGGTTTGCGATCACTTTTGGCGCCGGCAATAGTTTCATGGGTACAAGCGGCTGGTTTTTGAACGTAGCGGATGAACAGGTGAATGAAGTGTTTGGATCCCTGTCGTGGTCAGACACTCCGCTGGCTGCCAAGTTTTTGTTCCAGGTTGTGTTTGCCGGTGTTTCCCTGGCGATTTTCTGGGGCGGGATTGCAGAACGGGCCAAATTGATTGTGTACTTCGTATTTGGCGCCATCTTTATTGCTCTTATCTATCCGATCATAGGTCACTGGATTTGGGGAGGCGGCTGGCTGGCCGCACATGGCAAGCAGGACTTCGCCGGGTCAAGCGTCGTGCACTTGACGGGAGCTACGGCCGCTCTGGTGGGAGCCATGCTGTTGGGACCCCGTATCGGCAAATATAACAAAGACGGCAGTGTCAATGTAATTCCCGGTCATAACATGGTTTACTCGGTATTGGGCGTTATCATTCTCTGGTTTGGCTGGTTTGGGTTCAATGCCGGATCTACAATGGCAGCAAACGGAACATTCTTCCCGTATGTCGCGTTGACAACGAACTTGGCGGCGGCGGCTGGTGCAGTTGCTTCCTTGTTTACAGTTTGGGCGCTTCTTAAGAAGCCGGATATCAGTTACATGCTCAACGGTGTATTGGCTGCATTGGTTGCGATTACTGCATCCTGTGCGTTCGTAAAACCCTGGGCCGCGGTTGTAATCGGAGCAATTGCAGGGATTCTGATGGTACTCTCCTACCTTTTCTTTGATCGAGTCCTTAAAATTGACGATCCGGTTGGAGCGTTTTCGGTTCACGGCATAGCGGGTATTTGGGGAACACTTTCAACAGGATTTTTCGCAGCTCCTGACCTGGTTGAAAAATTGGGAGTCGGTAAACCCGGGTTATTCTACGGCGGCGGTTTCCATCAACTCGGGGTGCAAGCTTTGGGTGTAGCTTCCGTATTCGCTTTTGTTTTCATCACTTCGTATATCGTCTTGTATCTGCTTAAAGTCACAGTTGGTATTCGGATCAGCCGGGAAGAAGAAATCATTGGTCTGGATATCAGCGAACACGGCACTTCCGGTTATCCGGAACAGCTTCCCAATGGCGGAACCTACGTAAAGAACAGCGTAGCAGAAGCTCACTGA
- a CDS encoding DUF294 nucleotidyltransferase-like domain-containing protein, producing MREDRNDILTKTFEQINSAGDVSQLREIHGQMKETAWDWKKQEMAPPVILRHLNGWHDKLMSRTLELVLEQMEQSDRTVGIPPFCWIVLGSGGREEQTLSPDQDNALMYLTDSEDGQREAAFFREFAEKAVAALERVGYPYCPGYVMASNPRW from the coding sequence ATGCGGGAAGACCGGAACGATATTCTGACAAAGACGTTTGAACAGATCAACTCCGCCGGTGATGTGTCGCAACTGAGGGAAATTCACGGCCAGATGAAGGAGACCGCATGGGATTGGAAGAAGCAGGAGATGGCTCCGCCTGTCATTCTTCGCCACTTGAACGGGTGGCACGACAAGCTGATGAGCCGCACACTGGAACTGGTTCTGGAGCAGATGGAGCAGTCGGATCGGACTGTCGGCATCCCCCCTTTTTGCTGGATCGTATTGGGAAGCGGGGGCCGTGAAGAGCAGACGCTGTCTCCCGACCAGGACAACGCTCTGATGTACCTGACTGATTCGGAGGACGGGCAGAGGGAAGCGGCATTTTTCCGGGAATTTGCGGAAAAGGCGGTTGCAGCACTCGAGCGGGTAGGATACCCCTATTGCCCGGGCTATGTGATGGCATCCAATCCGCGTTGG
- a CDS encoding putative nucleotidyltransferase substrate binding domain-containing protein produces RELARGFRDWLIKRLRHQSFIHWQMADHIGSHQVPLDFWGRFRTDQRGSHANQLNIKEGGYLPLVNLTRLWSITAGIQDTNTDCRIDALMRRWFWDERFGNRVKEAFHTFLGHRIWGHYLEPDSLTEREKNALKTALETVRHLQKQSVQHFRKPK; encoded by the coding sequence GCCGGGAATTGGCCCGGGGTTTCCGGGATTGGCTGATCAAGCGGTTGCGACACCAATCGTTCATTCATTGGCAGATGGCGGATCACATCGGCTCTCATCAGGTTCCGTTGGATTTTTGGGGCAGGTTCCGAACCGATCAGCGGGGTTCCCACGCCAATCAGCTGAATATCAAGGAAGGCGGGTATCTGCCGCTTGTCAATCTGACCCGTTTGTGGTCCATAACGGCCGGGATTCAGGATACGAATACCGACTGCCGCATCGATGCCCTTATGCGGCGATGGTTCTGGGACGAACGCTTTGGAAACCGGGTGAAAGAAGCATTTCACACATTTCTCGGACACCGGATTTGGGGCCATTACTTGGAACCCGATTCTCTGACGGAACGGGAAAAGAATGCGTTGAAAACAGCCCTGGAAACCGTCCGGCACCTGCAAAAACAGTCCGTTCAACATTTTCGCAAACCAAAGTGA
- a CDS encoding exonuclease domain-containing protein has protein sequence MKLDRSGVFRRFLQSKAAGILPLAAGTAQGDMHAEALIRGMLQEARPEETWNAPLLETRFVVADTETTGFNPNTDAIIAVGAVEMEGNRILAERTFHKFVHLGSDKRVPPVVTKLTGIRNEDLADAPPITEVLQQFLAFVKDGVLVMHHSYHDV, from the coding sequence ATGAAGCTGGATCGTAGCGGAGTGTTCCGGAGATTCCTCCAGTCGAAGGCTGCAGGGATCTTGCCGCTTGCTGCCGGAACTGCACAGGGAGACATGCATGCGGAAGCGTTGATCCGGGGAATGCTGCAGGAAGCCAGACCGGAAGAAACCTGGAACGCTCCGCTTCTGGAAACCCGGTTTGTGGTGGCCGATACGGAAACCACAGGCTTTAACCCGAACACCGATGCGATTATAGCTGTGGGTGCTGTGGAAATGGAGGGCAACCGTATTCTGGCGGAGCGGACTTTTCACAAGTTCGTGCATTTGGGTTCGGACAAAAGGGTTCCACCCGTAGTCACGAAGCTCACGGGAATCCGGAACGAAGATCTGGCCGATGCTCCGCCTATTACCGAGGTACTGCAGCAGTTCCTCGCATTTGTAAAGGACGGAGTATTGGTGATGCACCACTCCTACCATGACGTA
- a CDS encoding exonuclease domain-containing protein — protein sequence RFLNAALWKQSRSHLTHRVIDTFDVAKWLRPRLNQYSLDDLLEVYRIPVEGRHTALGDALMTAKLWGMLLEESVARGVTTVGELYEQVVLAKL from the coding sequence AGATTTCTGAACGCCGCTTTGTGGAAGCAATCCCGGTCTCATCTGACCCACCGGGTAATCGATACGTTTGACGTCGCCAAGTGGCTGCGGCCCCGTTTAAATCAGTACAGTCTGGACGATCTGCTGGAAGTCTACCGGATTCCGGTTGAAGGAAGGCATACCGCCCTTGGAGATGCGCTTATGACCGCAAAACTCTGGGGAATGTTGTTGGAAGAATCGGTGGCAAGGGGCGTAACCACGGTTGGAGAACTTTATGAGCAGGTGGTACTGGCCAAACTGTAG
- the pcrA gene encoding DNA helicase PcrA codes for MQAEVLSSAKINKDAILKGLNPEQKQAVETTEGPLLILAGAGSGKTSVMTRRIAYLMGHGKVQPWNILAITFTNKAAKEMNERVEKLVGESAGDIWMSTFHSMCVKILRREAERLGYGSNFTILDSDDQIAAIKQCMLDLNYDMKKFEPNVIHWKISAAKNELLGPDEFKKMAGKSLMNTVTANIYREYQHKLNSINALDFDDLIFKTVQLFEDQPDVLASYQDKFRYIHVDEYQDTNRAQYRLVNLLAQKYRNLCVVGDSDQAIYRWRGADISNILNFERDYPEAKVIMLEQNYRSTNTILDAANAVIKNNSQRKDKNLWSAKGQGEPISLYAALDQADEAAYVVAKVQEHVGNGGQFRDCTVLYRANAQSRAVEEVFLQAAIPYKIIGGMTFYDRREIKDIMAYLKAVSNPADEISLLRIVNVPKRSIGEGTIKRLLDFAHDNGLTLLEAMGRAEEADLGAKATSDVKKFHWMMTELHWMQEGLSVTEFLQEMLKKTGYREMYETSPKEEDRNRLENIDELLTVTRAFDKRRRGTLADFLAETSLLSDTDKETGKKDNAVHMMTMHASKGLEFPVVFLIGAEETIFPHSRSMDTPEGIEEERNLCYVAITRAQEKLHITYCTERILFGQLQMNDPSRFLAELPEELVEKSGSGFQVVPRWEVGLRVRHPQWGIGVIMDMSGKDDELELEITFQSKHGTKRVKPKLTKLRVIEK; via the coding sequence ATGCAAGCGGAAGTATTATCATCGGCGAAGATCAACAAGGACGCCATTCTCAAGGGCTTGAACCCGGAACAGAAGCAAGCGGTGGAGACCACGGAAGGGCCTCTGCTGATCCTTGCCGGGGCAGGCTCAGGCAAGACAAGCGTGATGACAAGAAGGATCGCTTACCTGATGGGACACGGGAAAGTTCAGCCCTGGAACATCCTGGCGATCACTTTTACCAATAAAGCGGCAAAAGAAATGAATGAGCGTGTGGAGAAACTGGTCGGGGAGTCGGCCGGAGACATCTGGATGAGCACCTTCCACTCCATGTGCGTCAAGATTTTGCGACGGGAAGCGGAGCGGCTCGGGTACGGTAGCAATTTCACCATTCTGGACAGTGATGACCAGATAGCGGCCATCAAGCAATGCATGCTGGATTTGAACTACGATATGAAGAAGTTCGAACCGAATGTCATTCATTGGAAGATTTCGGCGGCAAAGAATGAACTTCTGGGACCCGACGAATTCAAGAAGATGGCCGGCAAATCGCTGATGAACACGGTAACAGCCAACATATACCGGGAATACCAGCACAAGCTCAACAGCATAAACGCCCTGGATTTTGACGACCTGATCTTCAAGACGGTGCAGCTGTTTGAAGACCAGCCGGACGTCCTGGCCTCCTACCAAGACAAGTTTCGCTATATTCATGTGGATGAATACCAGGATACCAACCGGGCCCAGTACAGGCTGGTCAACCTGTTGGCGCAGAAATATCGCAATCTGTGTGTGGTCGGCGATTCCGACCAGGCCATTTACCGCTGGCGGGGAGCCGATATCTCCAACATCCTGAATTTTGAACGGGACTATCCCGAAGCCAAAGTGATCATGTTGGAGCAGAACTACCGGTCCACCAATACCATCCTGGATGCGGCCAATGCAGTCATCAAGAACAATTCCCAGCGGAAGGACAAGAACCTTTGGTCGGCCAAGGGCCAGGGAGAGCCTATTTCCCTTTATGCGGCTCTGGATCAGGCAGACGAGGCGGCTTATGTGGTCGCTAAAGTACAGGAGCATGTTGGAAACGGCGGACAGTTTCGGGACTGTACCGTCTTGTACCGCGCCAACGCCCAATCCAGGGCGGTTGAGGAAGTATTCCTGCAGGCGGCCATTCCCTACAAGATTATTGGCGGCATGACGTTCTATGACCGGCGGGAAATAAAGGATATAATGGCCTATCTGAAAGCTGTCTCCAATCCGGCGGATGAGATCTCGCTGCTTCGAATTGTGAATGTTCCAAAACGCAGCATCGGGGAAGGAACCATTAAGCGCTTGCTGGATTTTGCCCATGACAACGGATTGACGCTGCTGGAAGCAATGGGAAGGGCAGAAGAAGCGGACCTCGGAGCCAAGGCGACAAGTGACGTGAAGAAATTTCACTGGATGATGACAGAACTTCACTGGATGCAGGAAGGGCTGTCGGTCACCGAATTTCTGCAGGAGATGTTGAAGAAAACCGGATACCGGGAGATGTACGAAACCAGCCCGAAAGAAGAAGACAGGAACCGGTTGGAAAATATCGATGAACTTCTGACTGTTACCCGTGCGTTTGACAAGCGGCGGCGGGGCACATTGGCCGATTTTCTGGCAGAAACCTCCCTGTTGTCCGATACGGACAAAGAAACCGGGAAAAAAGACAATGCGGTACACATGATGACCATGCATGCTTCCAAAGGATTGGAATTTCCCGTTGTTTTTCTCATTGGTGCGGAAGAAACGATCTTTCCCCACAGCCGGTCCATGGATACGCCGGAAGGGATTGAGGAAGAACGAAACCTTTGTTACGTGGCCATCACCCGGGCACAGGAGAAACTGCATATCACCTATTGCACGGAGCGTATTTTGTTCGGACAACTGCAGATGAATGACCCGTCCCGCTTTCTGGCGGAACTGCCGGAGGAACTTGTAGAAAAATCGGGTTCCGGCTTCCAAGTGGTTCCCCGTTGGGAAGTGGGGCTCCGTGTACGTCATCCCCAGTGGGGCATCGGCGTGATTATGGACATGAGCGGAAAGGATGACGAGTTGGAACTGGAGATCACATTCCAGTCCAAACACGGAACGAAGAGGGTCAAACCGAAACTGACCAAACTCCGGGTGATTGAGAAGTAA
- a CDS encoding anti-sigma factor — protein sequence MNNLQDHTCSQCLSYLFGQLSDQERELFEAHLPECEDCRHEIAELQLVTDALPYTAEPVPVPDNLKERTLRTAFAAKAPFTQNKPESQGYLPPSSGGSAWRSFVANRYGKLVMGLVAGLTVALGVSFWQISEYQAQLQTAPNNKPASTTKVERSFPLYAAGDTSKALGTAYLTETANGIQLVVQVQNVSPLSGEQAYQVWLLKNGQRQNAGTFRVNDKGEGVLIYAMDSTKPDFDNIGITKEPDANGTSPRGPKVMGTIL from the coding sequence ATGAACAACCTGCAAGATCATACTTGCTCCCAATGTCTTTCCTATCTGTTTGGTCAATTGTCCGATCAGGAGCGTGAGTTATTTGAGGCTCATCTTCCCGAATGTGAGGATTGCCGCCATGAAATCGCGGAACTCCAGCTCGTGACGGACGCTCTCCCTTACACAGCCGAACCGGTTCCGGTGCCGGACAATTTGAAAGAACGCACCCTGCGAACCGCTTTTGCCGCTAAAGCCCCATTTACCCAAAATAAGCCTGAATCTCAAGGGTATCTGCCCCCCTCTTCCGGAGGTTCCGCTTGGCGGTCATTTGTTGCAAACCGCTATGGGAAACTGGTTATGGGTTTGGTAGCTGGTTTAACGGTCGCCCTCGGGGTCTCTTTTTGGCAAATCAGCGAATATCAAGCACAATTGCAAACCGCTCCCAACAACAAACCCGCATCCACAACAAAAGTGGAGCGATCCTTTCCGCTCTATGCGGCAGGTGATACTTCGAAAGCTTTGGGGACCGCATACCTTACGGAAACCGCCAATGGTATCCAACTGGTGGTACAGGTTCAAAATGTATCCCCTTTAAGCGGTGAGCAGGCTTATCAGGTGTGGTTGCTGAAAAACGGCCAACGGCAAAATGCCGGTACATTCCGCGTGAATGATAAAGGTGAAGGTGTATTGATTTATGCTATGGACAGCACCAAACCCGATTTTGATAATATCGGGATTACAAAAGAACCGGATGCAAATGGAACGTCTCCACGCGGTCCGAAAGTGATGGGAACAATCTTGTGA
- a CDS encoding RNA polymerase sigma factor yields the protein MSAMSEAELLHSLRQGEGAALEALYDRYAALVYSLALQITREPSLAQEVVQDVFTKVWVAPELYHSERGRFSSWLLTITRNLSIDALRKRARKNRFSVMPPQMLYEALYELPDYTGSLEQRELAVVIQKCLNTLKPEQQSILQLTYWEGHALSEVAEMLNLPLGTVKSRLHSALKTLRIQMRAWKEERQ from the coding sequence ATGTCTGCCATGTCTGAAGCGGAACTTTTGCACTCCTTGCGGCAAGGAGAGGGAGCTGCACTGGAAGCGCTCTATGATCGGTACGCTGCCCTTGTGTATTCTTTAGCGCTTCAAATTACAAGAGAACCGTCTCTCGCACAAGAAGTTGTGCAAGATGTGTTCACCAAAGTGTGGGTAGCACCCGAGTTGTATCATTCGGAACGAGGGCGGTTTTCAAGCTGGCTTTTGACGATAACCCGAAATCTCTCAATTGATGCACTCCGCAAACGAGCCAGAAAAAACCGATTTTCCGTTATGCCTCCGCAGATGTTATACGAAGCGCTGTATGAGTTGCCTGATTATACAGGGAGTCTGGAACAACGGGAATTGGCCGTTGTCATTCAAAAGTGCCTGAACACACTCAAACCGGAACAACAATCGATTCTTCAATTGACATATTGGGAAGGGCATGCCCTATCCGAGGTGGCCGAAATGTTGAATCTCCCTCTGGGTACGGTCAAAAGCCGATTGCATTCCGCGTTAAAAACATTGCGGATTCAAATGCGCGCATGGAAGGAGGAAAGACAATGA
- the rplS gene encoding 50S ribosomal protein L19, whose protein sequence is MNQELLRQITDEQLRKDIPSFRPGDTVKVHVKVKEGNRERIQVFEGVVIKRRGTGISETFTVRKISYGVGVERAFPIHSPKIEKIEVARRGRVRRAKLYYLRNLTGKAARIKEIR, encoded by the coding sequence ATGAATCAGGAACTTCTTCGTCAGATTACGGACGAGCAACTCCGTAAAGATATTCCGAGCTTTCGTCCCGGGGACACCGTGAAAGTCCACGTGAAGGTAAAAGAAGGTAACCGTGAGCGGATTCAGGTGTTCGAAGGCGTTGTAATCAAGCGCCGCGGAACCGGCATCTCCGAAACCTTCACCGTTCGCAAGATTTCTTACGGGGTTGGCGTGGAACGCGCTTTCCCGATCCACTCGCCGAAAATCGAGAAAATCGAAGTGGCGCGCCGCGGCCGCGTTCGTCGTGCCAAACTGTACTACCTGCGCAATCTCACAGGTAAAGCGGCCCGCATTAAAGAAATTCGCTAA